A region of Desulfatiglans sp. DNA encodes the following proteins:
- a CDS encoding DksA/TraR family C4-type zinc finger protein, with product MAVGWAKDSGVQDQIDATVESAVQLAKSRLPKGESLTHCEECEAEIPEARRKALPGVRLCVACQSELEKKLKSNELYNRRGSKDSQLK from the coding sequence ATGGCAGTAGGGTGGGCAAAAGATAGCGGGGTGCAGGATCAGATTGATGCCACAGTGGAATCTGCTGTACAGCTTGCTAAAAGCAGATTGCCAAAGGGTGAAAGCCTGACCCATTGCGAGGAATGCGAGGCAGAAATACCAGAGGCAAGGCGCAAGGCATTGCCAGGGGTGAGGCTATGTGTTGCCTGTCAGTCAGAGCTGGAAAAAAAGCTTAAGAGTAATGAGCTCTACAATCGGAGAGGCAGCAAGGATAGTCAGTTGAAATAG
- a CDS encoding GNAT family N-acetyltransferase gives MNDWSKFIIEPLSPAHDRPGFTCGIDSLDNYIKRQANQDIKRQISRVYVAVTIEKPNKIMGYYTLSSLSIELNQLPEEVLKKLPKHPIPAALLGRLAVDKSVQGNGIGKMLLADALKRILVISDEIAIYAVVVDAINVKAKGFYTQYGFQSLGEETPRLFLPLKAITFSFND, from the coding sequence ATGAATGACTGGTCCAAATTTATCATAGAGCCATTAAGCCCGGCACATGACCGGCCAGGATTTACATGTGGAATTGATAGTTTGGACAACTACATAAAAAGGCAGGCCAATCAGGATATCAAGAGGCAAATCAGCCGGGTTTATGTAGCTGTAACCATTGAAAAACCAAATAAAATTATGGGGTATTACACCCTGAGCAGCCTTTCTATAGAACTGAACCAATTACCGGAAGAGGTATTAAAAAAATTACCAAAGCACCCAATCCCTGCTGCGCTTTTAGGAAGACTCGCCGTTGACAAATCGGTGCAGGGTAATGGAATTGGAAAGATGTTATTGGCTGATGCATTAAAGCGGATACTAGTGATCAGTGATGAGATTGCCATATACGCAGTGGTTGTGGATGCTATTAATGTTAAGGCAAAAGGTTTTTACACGCAATATGGCTTTCAGTCACTCGGTGAAGAAACTCCCAGGCTGTTTTTACCTCTTAAGGCAATAACTTTTAGTTTTAATGATTGA
- a CDS encoding DUF1778 domain-containing protein, whose translation MKTSASLKSDRINIRLSGTVKTLLERAASVEGKTVSNYILNSALERAEETVRKHDTISLNAKNSEIFLNALSGDISFNKKLSDVLKEHSRRITSK comes from the coding sequence ATGAAAACTTCAGCAAGTCTTAAAAGCGATAGAATTAATATCCGCCTGAGCGGTACGGTTAAAACACTATTAGAGCGAGCCGCAAGCGTTGAAGGAAAGACAGTAAGCAATTACATCCTGAACTCTGCATTGGAACGGGCAGAAGAGACAGTTCGCAAACATGATACAATATCCTTAAATGCCAAAAATTCAGAGATATTCCTTAATGCATTATCAGGTGATATTAGTTTTAATAAAAAACTCTCTGATGTCTTAAAAGAACATTCCCGGCGGATCACCAGTAAATGA
- a CDS encoding class I SAM-dependent methyltransferase: MDTKNIWQYDEFKQVGTDYSSREEVDIYDSRHADFRDIEAESRNILDRFGNNINDVLLDFGSGTCTFAIQAAKRFKRVHAIDVSQVMIEHAKAKAVKAGVANIMFHHAGFLTYEHKDTPADVIVTTLAFHHLPDFWKGIALKRMCSMLKPGGFLYIHDVILEEVNSINNIQALIDKLAKDGGDLLREDTERHFREEYSTYDWVVDELLKRSGFQVKSKQIEGGVLGAYLCIKS, from the coding sequence ATGGATACTAAAAACATATGGCAGTACGACGAATTTAAACAGGTTGGTACAGATTATAGCAGCAGGGAGGAAGTGGATATATATGACTCCCGGCATGCTGATTTCCGCGACATTGAGGCTGAGAGCAGGAATATCCTCGACAGGTTTGGTAATAACATAAACGATGTGCTTCTTGATTTTGGTTCAGGAACGTGCACTTTTGCGATTCAGGCGGCAAAAAGGTTTAAAAGGGTTCATGCCATTGATGTCTCACAGGTCATGATAGAACATGCAAAAGCAAAGGCCGTTAAGGCCGGGGTTGCAAATATCATGTTCCACCATGCCGGGTTTCTTACCTACGAGCACAAAGATACCCCTGCCGATGTCATAGTAACAACACTGGCCTTTCATCACCTGCCGGATTTTTGGAAGGGCATCGCCTTGAAAAGAATGTGCAGTATGCTCAAACCCGGCGGCTTTCTGTATATTCATGATGTCATTCTTGAAGAAGTAAATTCAATTAATAACATACAGGCCCTGATAGACAAGCTTGCTAAAGACGGTGGGGACCTATTGCGGGAGGATACTGAAAGGCATTTCAGGGAGGAGTATTCAACCTATGACTGGGTTGTGGATGAGCTGTTAAAGAGAAGCGGGTTTCAGGTAAAGTCAAAGCAGATAGAGGGCGGGGTGCTGGGGGCTTATCTGTGTATAAAAAGCTAA